From Paenibacillus polymyxa, the proteins below share one genomic window:
- a CDS encoding archaeosine biosynthesis radical SAM protein RaSEA, whose protein sequence is MRKPKDWEQMDSYQWMTTKETAHYYRLIANLMKEIHAKIPDEQYHLDKVATETDIREENFQGKNYQRAVMYLMSNGCEWALKNGNGCTMCGHLAKQTRKDGPLSAHYYLEQFRKEFNRIDFTKYPLLNLYNNGSILNDNEVPAEALWEIIRMVGEKPEIKMLVIETRPEFVTQENMAEIKRLLPDKHVEVAMGLEMIDDFLRYVCINKGFSLKQFDKAARLVTQELNLRSYVLLKPPFITEQEAIEHAVQTIEHAFEIGTTTVSLESCTVQDYTLVQYLSDQEAYKPAWLWSIVEVVKRTAHLGKIIVGLFQFYPSPVGVPYNCPQCSDRVMEALKEYNHTLDPSVLEHLDCSCKAEWEKELKHVHPPFEERLSILNSELIK, encoded by the coding sequence ATGAGAAAGCCGAAGGACTGGGAACAAATGGATTCCTATCAATGGATGACTACGAAGGAAACTGCCCACTATTACCGACTCATTGCTAATTTAATGAAGGAAATTCACGCCAAAATTCCGGATGAACAGTATCATTTGGACAAAGTAGCGACAGAAACGGATATTCGTGAGGAAAACTTTCAAGGGAAAAACTACCAACGCGCAGTCATGTATTTAATGTCGAACGGATGCGAGTGGGCTCTGAAAAATGGAAACGGCTGCACCATGTGCGGTCATTTAGCCAAGCAAACGCGCAAAGACGGCCCTCTTTCCGCCCATTATTATTTGGAGCAATTTCGGAAGGAGTTCAATCGGATTGATTTTACCAAATATCCTTTACTCAATCTGTATAATAACGGTTCCATTCTCAACGACAATGAAGTTCCAGCTGAAGCATTGTGGGAGATCATACGCATGGTTGGGGAAAAGCCCGAAATCAAAATGCTGGTTATTGAAACCAGACCCGAGTTTGTAACGCAGGAAAATATGGCGGAAATTAAGCGCCTTTTACCGGATAAGCATGTGGAAGTCGCCATGGGACTTGAAATGATTGATGATTTTTTGCGGTATGTATGCATAAACAAGGGCTTTTCATTAAAACAATTTGACAAGGCCGCCCGCTTGGTGACTCAGGAGCTAAATTTACGCAGCTATGTGTTGCTGAAGCCGCCTTTTATTACGGAACAAGAGGCTATCGAGCATGCCGTACAAACGATTGAACATGCTTTTGAGATCGGTACGACGACTGTTTCACTGGAAAGCTGTACCGTACAGGATTATACACTGGTGCAGTATTTAAGTGATCAAGAGGCCTATAAACCGGCATGGCTCTGGAGCATCGTTGAGGTGGTAAAACGGACGGCGCATTTGGGGAAGATCATCGTCGGATTGTTCCAATTTTATCCTTCTCCTGTCGGGGTGCCTTACAATTGCCCGCAATGCAGTGATCGAGTGATGGAGGCGTTGAAGGAGTATAATCACACTCTTGATCCAAGCGTTCTGGAGCATCTGGATTGCAGCTGCAAGGCGGAATGGGAGAAAGAATTGAAGCACGTGCATCCTCCTTTTGAGGAGAGACTGAGTATTTTGAATAGTGAATTAATCAAGTAG
- a CDS encoding condensation domain-containing protein: protein MSHRPLNKTRVEDVIGLTPMQEGMLYHYLRDKDTGAYFEQYSYTLRGQLDLSVCCEAWKWTVQQHEVLRSVFRWEKIQNPVQIILKGRVLSFAFHDLTEMAEMEQEVVLQELREADRAVGFDLSEGPLLRITVFRLTHDRHIMMVSNHHIVMDGWSNGIVLGEFIHAYHTLRAGREPEQISKPRFREYVKWLGKQDKSGSKAFWQAYLAGYEAQPLYLLNTTSAPKISDTACELYILPPDLVSELEAVAKEESVTIGTLFTAAWGVLLQRVSGRQDVLFGTTVSGRSSSLPGIERMVGLLMNTVPMRLQSGNSDTLQQALLDVQQASIARQPYETTPLVDIQSYGNFRSTEPLFDTLLVIENYPLEINRQSELTLESFAGHSVTDYSLLVSIHQMEQTAIQMLYQPSTYETSIIELLCERYVALLRLMVTERDCAIQDIHSLTEMEKGLQEVWAIEFDYSPDTLKRGV from the coding sequence ATGAGCCACCGTCCATTGAACAAAACACGTGTGGAGGATGTTATTGGTTTGACTCCCATGCAGGAAGGGATGCTCTACCACTATTTGCGGGACAAGGACACAGGAGCTTATTTTGAACAATACAGCTATACGCTACGTGGCCAGCTTGATCTGTCTGTCTGCTGTGAGGCGTGGAAATGGACGGTTCAACAGCATGAAGTGCTGAGAAGCGTATTCCGCTGGGAAAAGATCCAGAACCCGGTTCAGATTATCCTAAAAGGACGCGTACTATCTTTCGCTTTCCATGACCTCACAGAAATGGCAGAGATGGAGCAAGAGGTGGTATTGCAGGAGCTGCGAGAGGCAGACCGCGCTGTAGGGTTTGACCTGTCCGAGGGCCCACTATTGCGGATTACAGTGTTTAGGCTGACGCACGACCGTCATATCATGATGGTCAGCAACCATCATATTGTGATGGATGGCTGGAGTAATGGCATTGTGCTGGGTGAGTTTATCCACGCATATCATACGCTGCGTGCAGGCCGAGAACCGGAACAGATAAGCAAGCCGCGTTTCCGAGAGTACGTGAAATGGCTTGGAAAGCAGGATAAGAGCGGAAGCAAGGCATTTTGGCAAGCTTATCTGGCTGGATATGAAGCTCAGCCCCTGTACCTGCTTAATACCACTTCTGCCCCAAAAATAAGCGATACGGCTTGCGAATTGTATATATTGCCGCCAGATCTGGTGAGTGAGCTGGAAGCTGTTGCGAAGGAAGAATCGGTAACGATAGGTACCCTTTTTACAGCGGCTTGGGGCGTTCTGCTACAAAGGGTTAGCGGTCGGCAAGACGTGCTTTTCGGCACAACAGTATCTGGCCGCTCCAGCAGCTTGCCTGGAATTGAACGAATGGTAGGTCTTCTGATGAACACGGTTCCTATGCGGTTGCAGTCTGGGAATAGCGATACGCTGCAACAAGCGCTGCTCGATGTTCAGCAAGCGAGTATAGCGAGGCAGCCTTACGAAACAACACCGCTTGTGGATATACAGTCTTACGGAAATTTCAGAAGCACAGAGCCTCTATTTGATACATTGCTCGTGATTGAAAATTATCCGCTGGAGATCAATCGACAAAGTGAATTGACCTTGGAATCCTTTGCCGGGCATAGCGTAACGGATTATTCACTTCTAGTGAGTATTCATCAAATGGAGCAAACAGCCATCCAAATGTTGTATCAGCCTTCAACATATGAAACATCGATAATAGAACTCTTATGTGAACGTTATGTCGCTTTGCTCAGGCTGATGGTTACAGAAAGAGATTGTGCTATTCAGGATATTCACTCCTTGACGGAGATGGAAAAGGGACTGCAAGAGGTCTGGGCGATTGAATTTGATTATAGCCCGGATACTTTGAAAAGGGGTGTATGA
- a CDS encoding non-ribosomal peptide synthetase: protein MDKSTHLKDRIIEEYWMKKWSQDLPRELLPVSKSKSNYQPGARRETLERVIPRETIRQLDQMSKGSELGRFILFLTALSGLLHRYSQSEDICIGTTTLVQAQSEPGSLLFLKPRVQGSRTWRELNEDMKAEFSRTLNHQANSLSLLYDKWTSLHGRELQELWQLACVDEGLQTAVDDLDRFDLIIKLVPNEEEGRILQLVYRPEVYSMSLLESFAANLLYVLAQWPKKSAVSLEDDAANMLAPQQRELLVKGLNQTAVELTDVNMLHQLFEEQVVQTPEQAAVVEAEYCISYRELNARANQLARALQRHGVGPDDIVGIMTEPTVEVIVAILAVLKAGGAYCPIDPAFPAERVQQLFTDSRMELLISPSEYVDAHPFQGTVLDLSSPAFYTGETSNLPVQGRPDHMAYVIYTSGSTGTPKGVMIEHRHIVNQLAGLKHSYDFHEELRHVLMAPFTFDPSVQQIFLPLATGGTLYLVSKEAKTDPSAFWGLVRKERINVLNTVPSLMEVLLEQAPDIEHPFAFIIMAGEVCSGQLVQQLRDKLNIDKLFNIYGPTEAAINTTLYECQPVEQRATLPIGKPLLNYQVYVLDPQQRLLPFGATGELFIAGAGLARGYLYNPRLTDERFVPNPFGTQTERMYKTGDLVRWLPDDNLEFIGRSDDQVKIRGMRVELGEIESLLRSHPSIKEAVVIPHGSGEHTEELAAFYTLKRLKTSKASPLGTNDIQLYLKQYVPDYMVPAHVVCLESMPVTANGKVDKKALPLQRIGVVHTRAYVAPRNELEEQLADIWKKLLSVPAVSVEDSFFEAGGNSLSIVRLQSRIQHLLKTQLTIPQLFTHHTIAMQAQIIQSGGVEKPIKPLREMDTRRQHIHRAELGAKGRHGDVAVIGMACRFPMADSCDAFWDNLCHEVDAVRDIPTHRLQDIVHGSDNVAGQLGSLPQGAYLEQIDGFDASFFHIAPNEARMMDPQQRLLLQVVWEAMMNAGYSEKEVYGSKTGVFVGTGTPQYLDLMPQIEPSAIPGNLQAVIAGRIAYVFNWTGPAEVINTACSSSLMAVHHAVQEITSGSCEMAVAGGVNLYLSMVDENLFNMGIAAPDGKTKAYDASADGTGGGEGVGAVVLKSLEQAVADGDYIYAVIKGSAANSDGRSNGMTAPNAAAQADVIEEAWKRAGIDPETISYIETHGTGTKLGDPIEMEGIARAFGRYTNRKQFCAVGSVKSNIGHLDSAAGIAGFMKAVLAMTKRQIPASLHFKVPNPHIDFVNSPVYVAPSLQEWMPECGIRRAGVSSFGLSGTNCHVVLEEYTLQREAPPPGEEYLFTLSARTEQALYAYAERFAAYLGNNHEALADICYCTNISRGNDAYRLATVVSSQEELQRKLKLFAEQGDQNAASILLDRERIYVNTIGKTGGNPAPYRVQPAESLERLVEAYMQGSELEWDDYYRGQNRVRVPLPGYPFEEKRYWVEPKVQQSPDVPASAELIAGTQKGAPDFWQATEMVFQFGERLLEESGFAVVQGYKEAVDEFAAQLIIELFRQWGTLTQPGKVYKESEMLHTIGITSTYQRLFRFMLRFVEKQGHVRLDGENIMLTVDQSVPDLSMLCTQYIEQYPAFAGTFKVLKYCLDAYPAVLTGKRSPLSVLFPDGTSQFLAGFANQGRTLGDLCETMALDALKQHILAQAGKRLRILEVGAGSGTVGKVLFPVIAGLQVEYCYTDLGRGIILEAQKQFAAYPFVQYQTFNIEEDPLAQGFVPEQFDIIIGLNVIHATSRLRTSLSQLKKVLAPGGALFMIEKVQNEPAENLVWGMTEGWWLFEDQDIRKDSPLVPTETWEQLLKEEQFTEVRTFPVRLPNRTKAETALIIGRMSEQAQVSTIEDLMYRVRWTPKELKKTREGALVQGNWLIFKDKLGIGDELALRLTHSDHQVVTIEMGQMFEKQSHHQYTIRAGVEADYLQLMSELRQRNQRLNGIVHLWTCTDPPSTPVNIETVDVALESGVYSLYFLTKALLHQGLHETFDLRVVSNFTQRISDEQYISPEKSAIHGLVKVISQEHPQLQCFGLDVDTIHHTREQVADLIMTELQENKTDSFVVIRQERYIQGMARLESDMVSTPDTRNHPNIPARRSVTIRPGAVYIVTGGAGGLGLEVCRYLSQQAPIHLVILNRTELPEKEHWSQIIHDPVERQADAATYRKLSAFVDMEKHGSQVHYYAGDVSDFRQVQLIFEDVQARFGPIKGVVHCAAASGDTSRPLEVQNRDDFGKVLCPKIHGTLVLDKLLAEQETDFFVLFSSVASLWGGAGGGDYAVANTFMDAFSAQRNMRGQTTLAINWYAWEGLTGPGCMDYMPVPDALAAFHMSLSCPLDQVAIGKFDTQKLREWAPMMKIQLAPDMLTDRRRAVPLFTKEVGAPSFVKPNRLVTDVKVSLKGKPTEPYTELEQQIAQIWAEVLGYEEIDVSQHFFEIGGDSLLILKVLSLLNERVDPEVEAGDLFSYGTVSQLAQFIEGRLAASTREVITEGPQSSVKASDLDHADEDLRSLIKRVKEDAISVDEAMKGYESI from the coding sequence ATGGACAAGAGTACGCATCTGAAAGACCGGATCATTGAAGAATATTGGATGAAAAAATGGTCTCAAGATCTGCCGCGGGAATTATTGCCTGTAAGCAAAAGCAAGTCTAACTATCAACCGGGAGCACGCAGAGAAACGTTAGAACGGGTTATTCCCAGGGAGACAATCCGCCAACTGGATCAAATGTCGAAAGGCTCGGAACTGGGACGTTTTATTTTGTTTCTGACGGCGCTGTCAGGGCTACTCCATCGCTATTCGCAGTCAGAAGATATATGTATTGGCACGACGACGCTTGTACAGGCCCAATCCGAGCCAGGGAGTCTGCTTTTTCTCAAGCCTCGGGTTCAAGGAAGTCGAACGTGGCGTGAGCTAAACGAAGACATGAAGGCCGAGTTTTCCCGAACATTGAACCATCAGGCCAATTCTTTGTCCCTTCTCTATGACAAGTGGACATCTCTTCATGGAAGAGAGCTGCAAGAACTGTGGCAACTGGCATGTGTGGATGAGGGATTACAAACGGCGGTCGATGACCTGGATCGATTCGATCTGATAATCAAGCTTGTACCGAACGAAGAAGAAGGTCGGATACTGCAACTCGTTTATCGACCTGAGGTGTACTCGATGTCCTTGCTTGAATCCTTTGCTGCCAACTTGCTGTATGTTCTGGCTCAATGGCCTAAGAAATCAGCGGTTTCTCTGGAGGATGATGCGGCAAATATGCTGGCTCCACAGCAACGAGAGCTTCTAGTAAAGGGCTTAAATCAGACGGCTGTAGAACTGACGGATGTGAATATGCTGCATCAGTTGTTCGAAGAACAGGTGGTACAAACGCCTGAGCAAGCTGCTGTAGTCGAAGCAGAATATTGCATTAGTTACAGAGAGCTAAATGCAAGAGCCAATCAACTTGCCCGTGCTTTACAACGTCATGGAGTGGGTCCAGATGATATTGTCGGCATCATGACTGAGCCGACGGTGGAAGTTATCGTGGCAATCCTGGCGGTACTAAAGGCAGGAGGGGCGTATTGTCCGATAGATCCGGCGTTTCCAGCAGAGCGGGTACAGCAGCTTTTTACGGATAGTCGGATGGAGTTGCTGATCTCACCGTCAGAGTATGTGGATGCCCATCCTTTTCAAGGAACAGTGCTTGATCTGTCCAGTCCCGCCTTCTATACAGGCGAGACATCCAATCTGCCAGTTCAAGGCAGACCTGATCATATGGCGTATGTCATATATACATCAGGCTCGACTGGAACGCCCAAAGGCGTGATGATAGAGCATCGACATATTGTTAATCAATTGGCTGGGCTGAAACATAGCTATGATTTCCATGAAGAGTTGAGGCATGTTTTGATGGCTCCATTCACATTCGATCCTTCTGTGCAGCAGATTTTTTTGCCTTTAGCTACCGGAGGGACATTGTACCTGGTTTCAAAAGAAGCCAAGACAGATCCAAGCGCCTTTTGGGGATTGGTACGGAAGGAACGGATTAATGTGTTAAATACCGTACCTTCACTAATGGAAGTGCTGTTGGAGCAGGCACCGGATATTGAGCATCCCTTTGCTTTTATCATCATGGCAGGTGAGGTTTGTAGCGGGCAACTGGTACAGCAATTACGCGATAAGCTGAACATAGACAAGCTGTTTAACATTTACGGCCCGACAGAAGCGGCTATTAATACGACTTTGTATGAATGCCAACCTGTAGAGCAACGGGCAACTCTACCCATAGGCAAGCCGCTATTAAATTATCAGGTGTATGTTCTAGATCCACAGCAACGCTTGCTGCCCTTTGGGGCGACTGGAGAGCTGTTCATCGCTGGAGCTGGATTGGCGCGAGGATACTTATACAATCCACGCTTGACGGACGAACGCTTTGTGCCGAACCCGTTTGGAACCCAAACAGAGCGGATGTATAAAACAGGCGATCTGGTGAGATGGTTGCCAGACGATAATCTGGAATTTATAGGCAGATCGGATGATCAGGTTAAAATCCGAGGAATGCGTGTGGAACTGGGAGAGATTGAGTCTCTTCTCAGAAGTCATCCGTCTATCAAAGAAGCGGTGGTCATCCCGCATGGATCAGGAGAGCACACCGAGGAACTCGCAGCCTTTTATACATTGAAGAGGCTGAAGACCTCGAAAGCATCTCCGTTAGGAACCAATGACATCCAATTGTACCTGAAGCAATATGTACCGGACTATATGGTTCCGGCACATGTAGTTTGTCTGGAGTCCATGCCTGTCACGGCAAATGGCAAGGTGGATAAAAAGGCGCTGCCTTTGCAACGGATTGGAGTAGTCCATACTCGTGCATATGTGGCACCACGTAATGAGTTGGAGGAACAACTCGCGGATATCTGGAAGAAGTTGCTGTCCGTGCCTGCCGTTAGTGTGGAGGACAGTTTTTTTGAAGCAGGTGGCAACTCGTTGTCTATCGTGCGACTGCAAAGCAGAATCCAACATTTACTGAAGACTCAGCTGACCATTCCGCAGCTTTTTACACATCATACGATCGCGATGCAGGCCCAAATCATTCAGTCCGGCGGTGTGGAGAAACCTATCAAACCCCTTCGCGAAATGGATACAAGACGGCAACATATCCACAGGGCTGAGCTTGGAGCCAAGGGAAGACACGGTGATGTTGCTGTGATTGGCATGGCTTGTCGTTTTCCTATGGCGGACAGTTGCGATGCCTTCTGGGACAATCTGTGTCACGAGGTGGATGCTGTTCGCGACATTCCAACTCATCGGTTACAGGATATAGTTCATGGTTCAGATAATGTAGCTGGACAGCTAGGATCGTTGCCGCAAGGGGCATATCTGGAGCAAATTGATGGCTTCGATGCATCGTTTTTCCATATAGCTCCCAATGAAGCACGAATGATGGACCCACAGCAGCGCCTGCTATTACAGGTTGTTTGGGAAGCAATGATGAATGCGGGATACTCGGAAAAAGAGGTGTACGGGTCGAAGACGGGAGTATTTGTAGGAACAGGTACACCGCAATATTTGGACCTGATGCCACAGATTGAGCCCTCTGCTATACCGGGGAATTTACAAGCTGTGATTGCCGGACGAATTGCTTATGTCTTTAATTGGACAGGCCCGGCAGAGGTCATTAACACGGCCTGTTCCTCTTCACTCATGGCTGTGCATCATGCGGTACAGGAGATCACGTCTGGTAGCTGCGAAATGGCTGTGGCTGGCGGTGTCAATTTGTACCTGTCGATGGTAGATGAAAATCTCTTCAATATGGGAATCGCCGCGCCTGATGGCAAGACGAAAGCGTACGACGCATCGGCGGACGGTACAGGTGGTGGCGAAGGAGTAGGTGCTGTTGTACTCAAGTCACTGGAGCAGGCCGTGGCTGATGGTGATTATATTTACGCAGTGATCAAAGGAAGCGCGGCTAACTCGGATGGGCGATCCAACGGAATGACCGCTCCTAATGCCGCTGCGCAGGCTGATGTGATTGAGGAAGCCTGGAAGCGCGCGGGGATTGATCCAGAGACAATTTCATATATCGAGACACATGGAACAGGCACCAAGCTAGGCGATCCTATTGAAATGGAAGGCATTGCGCGGGCTTTTGGACGTTATACAAATCGTAAACAGTTCTGTGCGGTAGGATCGGTCAAGAGCAATATCGGGCATCTGGATTCAGCAGCAGGGATTGCCGGGTTTATGAAGGCAGTGCTGGCCATGACCAAACGCCAGATTCCAGCATCCCTTCATTTTAAAGTGCCTAACCCGCATATTGATTTTGTCAATTCTCCGGTTTATGTCGCTCCGTCACTTCAGGAATGGATGCCTGAATGCGGGATTCGTCGTGCAGGTGTAAGCTCATTTGGTCTGAGCGGAACGAATTGCCATGTTGTATTGGAGGAATATACGCTCCAAAGAGAAGCTCCGCCTCCGGGCGAAGAATATTTGTTCACTTTGTCTGCCCGGACCGAACAAGCGCTCTACGCTTATGCCGAGAGGTTTGCGGCTTATTTGGGAAATAACCACGAAGCTTTGGCAGACATTTGTTACTGCACCAATATCAGTCGTGGAAACGATGCTTATCGTTTGGCTACCGTCGTCAGCTCGCAGGAAGAATTACAGCGTAAACTCAAGCTGTTTGCAGAGCAGGGCGATCAAAATGCGGCTTCCATATTACTAGATCGCGAACGAATATACGTAAATACGATAGGCAAAACAGGGGGAAATCCAGCGCCGTACAGAGTCCAACCTGCGGAATCACTGGAACGTTTGGTGGAGGCTTATATGCAGGGCAGTGAGCTGGAGTGGGATGACTATTATCGCGGACAGAACCGGGTGCGTGTCCCTCTTCCAGGCTACCCGTTTGAAGAGAAGCGCTACTGGGTTGAACCTAAAGTTCAGCAATCACCGGATGTACCAGCCAGTGCGGAATTGATCGCTGGCACGCAGAAGGGAGCTCCTGATTTCTGGCAGGCTACCGAGATGGTTTTTCAATTCGGTGAACGGTTATTGGAGGAGAGCGGATTCGCGGTAGTCCAGGGATATAAAGAGGCGGTTGATGAATTTGCGGCCCAGCTTATCATCGAACTATTCAGGCAATGGGGGACGCTCACACAACCTGGAAAAGTATACAAAGAGTCTGAAATGCTGCATACGATAGGGATCACCTCCACATATCAGCGTCTCTTCCGGTTCATGCTGCGTTTCGTAGAGAAGCAGGGCCACGTACGCTTGGACGGTGAAAATATAATGCTGACCGTTGATCAGTCAGTTCCCGACCTGTCGATGTTATGTACCCAATACATCGAGCAATATCCGGCATTTGCTGGAACCTTCAAGGTGTTGAAGTATTGTCTGGACGCCTATCCGGCTGTATTAACGGGGAAAAGATCGCCTTTGAGTGTACTGTTTCCCGATGGCACATCGCAATTTCTGGCGGGCTTTGCCAATCAGGGACGTACCCTGGGCGATCTGTGTGAGACGATGGCGCTGGACGCATTAAAGCAGCATATTTTAGCACAAGCGGGAAAACGGCTCCGCATTCTGGAAGTCGGGGCTGGCTCGGGAACGGTGGGTAAGGTACTTTTTCCAGTCATAGCAGGTCTCCAAGTGGAGTATTGCTATACCGATTTGGGACGGGGCATCATTTTGGAAGCACAAAAGCAGTTTGCAGCGTATCCGTTTGTTCAATATCAGACTTTTAATATTGAAGAGGATCCTTTGGCACAAGGCTTTGTGCCGGAACAGTTTGATATCATTATTGGTCTGAATGTGATTCATGCCACGAGCCGTTTACGAACCTCCTTGTCTCAGTTGAAAAAGGTACTTGCCCCTGGTGGAGCCCTGTTTATGATCGAAAAGGTGCAGAACGAGCCTGCGGAAAATCTCGTGTGGGGAATGACAGAGGGATGGTGGCTGTTCGAAGATCAGGATATACGAAAGGATTCTCCACTGGTTCCGACGGAAACATGGGAGCAGTTGTTGAAGGAAGAGCAATTCACGGAAGTACGGACCTTCCCTGTGCGTTTGCCAAACCGTACTAAGGCTGAGACCGCACTGATTATCGGTCGAATGAGTGAACAAGCACAGGTGAGTACAATCGAAGATTTAATGTACCGTGTTCGCTGGACTCCAAAAGAACTGAAGAAGACAAGAGAAGGTGCACTAGTTCAGGGAAACTGGCTAATCTTTAAAGACAAGCTGGGAATTGGTGACGAGCTGGCGCTTCGCTTGACGCATTCTGACCATCAGGTGGTGACCATAGAGATGGGGCAGATGTTTGAAAAACAGAGCCATCATCAATACACCATCCGAGCGGGTGTAGAAGCAGATTACCTTCAACTCATGAGTGAACTGAGACAACGGAATCAGCGCTTGAACGGTATCGTTCATCTCTGGACCTGCACAGATCCCCCTTCAACTCCAGTCAATATTGAAACTGTTGATGTTGCTTTGGAGTCAGGTGTCTATAGCCTTTATTTTCTGACAAAAGCATTACTGCATCAGGGTTTACATGAAACGTTCGATTTGCGAGTGGTCTCGAACTTTACACAGCGGATTTCGGATGAACAGTATATATCACCTGAAAAATCTGCGATTCACGGTTTAGTGAAGGTTATTTCTCAGGAGCATCCACAATTGCAATGTTTCGGACTGGATGTTGATACGATCCACCACACGAGGGAGCAAGTTGCGGATCTGATCATGACCGAGCTGCAAGAAAATAAAACAGATTCGTTCGTTGTCATCCGTCAGGAACGATATATCCAAGGCATGGCCCGTCTGGAATCGGACATGGTAAGCACCCCGGATACTCGGAATCATCCGAATATTCCAGCTCGGCGTTCCGTCACCATTCGTCCGGGTGCGGTGTATATCGTGACTGGTGGTGCAGGAGGCTTGGGACTTGAGGTCTGCCGGTATTTGTCCCAGCAAGCCCCGATCCATCTGGTCATTCTGAATCGGACAGAGCTGCCGGAAAAAGAGCATTGGTCACAAATTATACATGATCCGGTGGAAAGACAAGCTGATGCTGCAACTTATCGTAAGTTGTCAGCCTTTGTAGATATGGAAAAACACGGCTCACAGGTCCATTACTACGCGGGAGATGTGTCTGATTTTAGGCAGGTGCAGCTGATTTTTGAAGATGTGCAAGCTCGTTTTGGCCCCATTAAAGGAGTGGTTCATTGCGCAGCAGCTAGCGGCGATACCAGCCGTCCGCTGGAAGTTCAGAATAGGGATGACTTTGGGAAGGTACTTTGCCCCAAAATTCATGGCACGTTAGTACTGGATAAGCTTCTTGCTGAGCAAGAGACAGATTTCTTCGTTCTCTTCTCTTCGGTAGCTTCGCTATGGGGCGGAGCTGGCGGTGGGGATTATGCGGTTGCCAACACTTTTATGGATGCCTTCAGCGCACAGCGGAACATGCGGGGGCAAACGACGTTGGCAATCAACTGGTACGCATGGGAGGGACTTACAGGACCAGGCTGTATGGATTATATGCCTGTACCGGATGCACTGGCTGCTTTCCACATGAGCTTGTCTTGTCCGCTGGATCAAGTGGCCATCGGCAAGTTTGATACACAGAAGCTCCGTGAATGGGCGCCGATGATGAAAATTCAGCTTGCACCGGATATGCTGACGGATCGACGACGAGCTGTACCGCTATTCACCAAGGAGGTAGGAGCTCCGTCATTCGTCAAGCCTAACCGTTTGGTGACAGATGTGAAGGTCAGTCTGAAAGGGAAACCGACAGAACCTTACACAGAATTGGAACAGCAGATTGCTCAAATTTGGGCCGAGGTGCTGGGATACGAAGAAATTGATGTGAGTCAACATTTTTTTGAAATTGGTGGGGATTCGCTGCTTATTTTAAAAGTGCTGAGTCTTCTGAATGAACGGGTTGATCCTGAAGTGGAGGCCGGAGACCTGTTCTCATACGGTACAGTTTCACAGCTGGCGCAATTTATAGAAGGCAGGCTTGCTGCCAGTACGAGAGAAGTGATAACCGAAGGCCCGCAATCATCGGTCAAAGCTTCTGACCTTGACCATGCGGATGAGGATTTGCGGAGTCTGATCAAGCGGGTAAAGGAGGACGCTATTTCAGTGGATGAGGCTATGAAAGGATATGAAAGCATATGA